The following are encoded together in the Ranitomeya imitator isolate aRanImi1 chromosome 4, aRanImi1.pri, whole genome shotgun sequence genome:
- the CBLL1 gene encoding E3 ubiquitin-protein ligase Hakai isoform X1 produces the protein MDHSDNDLQGTNSMGSLSGLDVRRRIPIKLISKQPNKNKILARPMRNMNRIPSKPQQGEEGFDYNEDERYDNKGSDMFGNQRRFPAHTFWDFKLNLLGEKDDTPVHFCDKCGLPIKIYGRMIPCKHVFCYDCALLHEKKADKLCPGTLVEESKDTYKRVSCNDPVQRIEQCARGTLFMCSIVQGCKRTYLSQRDLQAHINHRHMRATKPATRPQPEPIHPPMVPPPTDLADRFIMPPDKHLLSHMPPKQHILMPPPPIQHVPHEHFNQQHEDMRASPAEMAMAPPPPRTVPQDAFRINTRKHSNLITVPIQDDSGSGPREAPQVPGPSLHHPEYPGQPVVTHPHHIMPPQQHFAPPPPPPPPISHPMQHPPQGAGTPHMVYSQGPPPPLTTAPPPITPPPGHIIAQLPPYMNHPPPGPPPPQHGGPPVNAPPPHHYNPNSLPQFNEEQGTLSPPFTQPGGISPGMWPAPRGPPPPPRMQGPPNQAPIPGPHHPDQSRYRPYYQ, from the exons ACAATGATTTACAAGGTACGAACAGTATGGGATCGCTAAGTGGATTGGATGTCAGACGTCGGATTCCAATAAAACTGATTTCTAAGCAGCCGAACAAAAATAAAATCTTGGCTCGACCAATGAGGAATATGAACAGGATCCCTTCAAAGCCACAGCAAGGTGAAGAAG GCTTTGATTATAATGAAGATGAACGGTATGACAACAAAGGAAGTGATATGTTTGGCAATCAAAGAAGATTTCCCGCTCACACTTTTTGGGACTTTAAG CTTAATCTTCTAGGAGAAAAAGATGATACACCTGTTCACTTCTGCGACAAATGTGGCCTGCCAATTAAAATATATGGACGTATG ATACCTTGCAAGCATGTATTCTGTTATGACTGTGCCCTATTACATGAGAAAAAGGCCGATAAGCTTTGTCCAGG AACTCTTGTTGAAGAAAGCAAGGACACCTATAAACGTGTGAG CTGTAATGATCCAGTTCAGAGAATTGAGCAGTGTGCCCGTGGAACACTCTTTATGTGTAGTATCGTGCAAGGATGCAAGAGAACGTATCTGTCCCAGAGAGACCTGCAAGCTCATATCAATCATCGACATATGAGAGCGACGAAGCCTGCCACTCGTCCTCAGCCTGAACCAATTCATCCTCCTATGGTTCCACCACCAACTGATTTGGCTGATCGCTTTATAATGCCCCCAGACAAGCATCTTTTGAGTCACATGCCACCGAAGCAGCACATACTGATGCCCCCGCCCCCTATCCAACATGTGCCTCATGAGCATTTTAATCAGCAACATGAAGATATGCGTGCTTCTCCTGCTGAAATGGCCATGGCTCCACCTCCTCCTCGTACCGTTCCTCAAGATGCTTTCAGAATTAATACTAGAAAACACAGCAATTTAATAACAGTACCTATACAGGATGATTCTGGATCTGGGCCTAGGGAAGCTCCTCAAGTTCCTGGTCCATCTCTTCACCACCCTGAATATCCTGGTCAACCAGTAGTAACTCATCCTCATCATATTATGCCTCCACAGCAACATTTCGCTCCTCCCCCTCCGCCCCCTCCCCCAATAAGTCATCCAATGCAACACCCACCTCAGGGAGCGGGCACACCCCACATGGTGTACAGCCAAGGACCCCCACCACCATTGACAACTGCTCCACCACCAATTACACCTCCGCCTGGACATATCATTGCCCAGTTGCCACCGTACATGAATCATCCTCCTCCAGGACCTCCACCACCACAGCATGGTGGTCCACCTGTAAATGCCCCTCCGCCACATCATTATAATCCTAACTCTTTACCACAATTTAATGAAGAGCAAGGAACTCTTAGCCCACCTTTTACACAGCCTGGGGGTATAAGCCCAGGCATGTGGCCTGCACCAAGGGGACCTCCACCACCTCCTCGGATGCAAGGTCCTCCAAACCAAGCCCCTATTCCTGGGCCACATCATCCTGATCAGAGTAGATACAGGCCATATTACCAATGA
- the CBLL1 gene encoding E3 ubiquitin-protein ligase Hakai isoform X3 has protein sequence MQDNDLQGTNSMGSLSGLDVRRRIPIKLISKQPNKNKILARPMRNMNRIPSKPQQGEEGFDYNEDERYDNKGSDMFGNQRRFPAHTFWDFKLNLLGEKDDTPVHFCDKCGLPIKIYGRMIPCKHVFCYDCALLHEKKADKLCPGTLVEESKDTYKRVSCNDPVQRIEQCARGTLFMCSIVQGCKRTYLSQRDLQAHINHRHMRATKPATRPQPEPIHPPMVPPPTDLADRFIMPPDKHLLSHMPPKQHILMPPPPIQHVPHEHFNQQHEDMRASPAEMAMAPPPPRTVPQDAFRINTRKHSNLITVPIQDDSGSGPREAPQVPGPSLHHPEYPGQPVVTHPHHIMPPQQHFAPPPPPPPPISHPMQHPPQGAGTPHMVYSQGPPPPLTTAPPPITPPPGHIIAQLPPYMNHPPPGPPPPQHGGPPVNAPPPHHYNPNSLPQFNEEQGTLSPPFTQPGGISPGMWPAPRGPPPPPRMQGPPNQAPIPGPHHPDQSRYRPYYQ, from the exons ACAATGATTTACAAGGTACGAACAGTATGGGATCGCTAAGTGGATTGGATGTCAGACGTCGGATTCCAATAAAACTGATTTCTAAGCAGCCGAACAAAAATAAAATCTTGGCTCGACCAATGAGGAATATGAACAGGATCCCTTCAAAGCCACAGCAAGGTGAAGAAG GCTTTGATTATAATGAAGATGAACGGTATGACAACAAAGGAAGTGATATGTTTGGCAATCAAAGAAGATTTCCCGCTCACACTTTTTGGGACTTTAAG CTTAATCTTCTAGGAGAAAAAGATGATACACCTGTTCACTTCTGCGACAAATGTGGCCTGCCAATTAAAATATATGGACGTATG ATACCTTGCAAGCATGTATTCTGTTATGACTGTGCCCTATTACATGAGAAAAAGGCCGATAAGCTTTGTCCAGG AACTCTTGTTGAAGAAAGCAAGGACACCTATAAACGTGTGAG CTGTAATGATCCAGTTCAGAGAATTGAGCAGTGTGCCCGTGGAACACTCTTTATGTGTAGTATCGTGCAAGGATGCAAGAGAACGTATCTGTCCCAGAGAGACCTGCAAGCTCATATCAATCATCGACATATGAGAGCGACGAAGCCTGCCACTCGTCCTCAGCCTGAACCAATTCATCCTCCTATGGTTCCACCACCAACTGATTTGGCTGATCGCTTTATAATGCCCCCAGACAAGCATCTTTTGAGTCACATGCCACCGAAGCAGCACATACTGATGCCCCCGCCCCCTATCCAACATGTGCCTCATGAGCATTTTAATCAGCAACATGAAGATATGCGTGCTTCTCCTGCTGAAATGGCCATGGCTCCACCTCCTCCTCGTACCGTTCCTCAAGATGCTTTCAGAATTAATACTAGAAAACACAGCAATTTAATAACAGTACCTATACAGGATGATTCTGGATCTGGGCCTAGGGAAGCTCCTCAAGTTCCTGGTCCATCTCTTCACCACCCTGAATATCCTGGTCAACCAGTAGTAACTCATCCTCATCATATTATGCCTCCACAGCAACATTTCGCTCCTCCCCCTCCGCCCCCTCCCCCAATAAGTCATCCAATGCAACACCCACCTCAGGGAGCGGGCACACCCCACATGGTGTACAGCCAAGGACCCCCACCACCATTGACAACTGCTCCACCACCAATTACACCTCCGCCTGGACATATCATTGCCCAGTTGCCACCGTACATGAATCATCCTCCTCCAGGACCTCCACCACCACAGCATGGTGGTCCACCTGTAAATGCCCCTCCGCCACATCATTATAATCCTAACTCTTTACCACAATTTAATGAAGAGCAAGGAACTCTTAGCCCACCTTTTACACAGCCTGGGGGTATAAGCCCAGGCATGTGGCCTGCACCAAGGGGACCTCCACCACCTCCTCGGATGCAAGGTCCTCCAAACCAAGCCCCTATTCCTGGGCCACATCATCCTGATCAGAGTAGATACAGGCCATATTACCAATGA
- the CBLL1 gene encoding E3 ubiquitin-protein ligase Hakai isoform X6 yields MQDNDLQGTNSMGSLSGLDVRRRIPIKLISKQPNKNKILARPMRNMNRIPSKPQQGFDYNEDERYDNKGSDMFGNQRRFPAHTFWDFKLNLLGEKDDTPVHFCDKCGLPIKIYGRMIPCKHVFCYDCALLHEKKADKLCPGTLVEESKDTYKRVSCNDPVQRIEQCARGTLFMCSIVQGCKRTYLSQRDLQAHINHRHMRATKPATRPQPEPIHPPMVPPPTDLADRFIMPPDKHLLSHMPPKQHILMPPPPIQHVPHEHFNQQHEDMRASPAEMAMAPPPPRTVPQDAFRINTRKHSNLITVPIQDDSGSGPREAPQVPGPSLHHPEYPGQPVVTHPHHIMPPQQHFAPPPPPPPPISHPMQHPPQGAGTPHMVYSQGPPPPLTTAPPPITPPPGHIIAQLPPYMNHPPPGPPPPQHGGPPVNAPPPHHYNPNSLPQFNEEQGTLSPPFTQPGGISPGMWPAPRGPPPPPRMQGPPNQAPIPGPHHPDQSRYRPYYQ; encoded by the exons ACAATGATTTACAAGGTACGAACAGTATGGGATCGCTAAGTGGATTGGATGTCAGACGTCGGATTCCAATAAAACTGATTTCTAAGCAGCCGAACAAAAATAAAATCTTGGCTCGACCAATGAGGAATATGAACAGGATCCCTTCAAAGCCACAGCAAG GCTTTGATTATAATGAAGATGAACGGTATGACAACAAAGGAAGTGATATGTTTGGCAATCAAAGAAGATTTCCCGCTCACACTTTTTGGGACTTTAAG CTTAATCTTCTAGGAGAAAAAGATGATACACCTGTTCACTTCTGCGACAAATGTGGCCTGCCAATTAAAATATATGGACGTATG ATACCTTGCAAGCATGTATTCTGTTATGACTGTGCCCTATTACATGAGAAAAAGGCCGATAAGCTTTGTCCAGG AACTCTTGTTGAAGAAAGCAAGGACACCTATAAACGTGTGAG CTGTAATGATCCAGTTCAGAGAATTGAGCAGTGTGCCCGTGGAACACTCTTTATGTGTAGTATCGTGCAAGGATGCAAGAGAACGTATCTGTCCCAGAGAGACCTGCAAGCTCATATCAATCATCGACATATGAGAGCGACGAAGCCTGCCACTCGTCCTCAGCCTGAACCAATTCATCCTCCTATGGTTCCACCACCAACTGATTTGGCTGATCGCTTTATAATGCCCCCAGACAAGCATCTTTTGAGTCACATGCCACCGAAGCAGCACATACTGATGCCCCCGCCCCCTATCCAACATGTGCCTCATGAGCATTTTAATCAGCAACATGAAGATATGCGTGCTTCTCCTGCTGAAATGGCCATGGCTCCACCTCCTCCTCGTACCGTTCCTCAAGATGCTTTCAGAATTAATACTAGAAAACACAGCAATTTAATAACAGTACCTATACAGGATGATTCTGGATCTGGGCCTAGGGAAGCTCCTCAAGTTCCTGGTCCATCTCTTCACCACCCTGAATATCCTGGTCAACCAGTAGTAACTCATCCTCATCATATTATGCCTCCACAGCAACATTTCGCTCCTCCCCCTCCGCCCCCTCCCCCAATAAGTCATCCAATGCAACACCCACCTCAGGGAGCGGGCACACCCCACATGGTGTACAGCCAAGGACCCCCACCACCATTGACAACTGCTCCACCACCAATTACACCTCCGCCTGGACATATCATTGCCCAGTTGCCACCGTACATGAATCATCCTCCTCCAGGACCTCCACCACCACAGCATGGTGGTCCACCTGTAAATGCCCCTCCGCCACATCATTATAATCCTAACTCTTTACCACAATTTAATGAAGAGCAAGGAACTCTTAGCCCACCTTTTACACAGCCTGGGGGTATAAGCCCAGGCATGTGGCCTGCACCAAGGGGACCTCCACCACCTCCTCGGATGCAAGGTCCTCCAAACCAAGCCCCTATTCCTGGGCCACATCATCCTGATCAGAGTAGATACAGGCCATATTACCAATGA
- the CBLL1 gene encoding E3 ubiquitin-protein ligase Hakai isoform X5: MDHSDNDLQGTNSMGSLSGLDVRRRIPIKLISKQPNKNKILARPMRNMNRIPSKPQQGFDYNEDERYDNKGSDMFGNQRRFPAHTFWDFKLNLLGEKDDTPVHFCDKCGLPIKIYGRMIPCKHVFCYDCALLHEKKADKLCPGTLVEESKDTYKRVSCNDPVQRIEQCARGTLFMCSIVQGCKRTYLSQRDLQAHINHRHMRATKPATRPQPEPIHPPMVPPPTDLADRFIMPPDKHLLSHMPPKQHILMPPPPIQHVPHEHFNQQHEDMRASPAEMAMAPPPPRTVPQDAFRINTRKHSNLITVPIQDDSGSGPREAPQVPGPSLHHPEYPGQPVVTHPHHIMPPQQHFAPPPPPPPPISHPMQHPPQGAGTPHMVYSQGPPPPLTTAPPPITPPPGHIIAQLPPYMNHPPPGPPPPQHGGPPVNAPPPHHYNPNSLPQFNEEQGTLSPPFTQPGGISPGMWPAPRGPPPPPRMQGPPNQAPIPGPHHPDQSRYRPYYQ, translated from the exons ACAATGATTTACAAGGTACGAACAGTATGGGATCGCTAAGTGGATTGGATGTCAGACGTCGGATTCCAATAAAACTGATTTCTAAGCAGCCGAACAAAAATAAAATCTTGGCTCGACCAATGAGGAATATGAACAGGATCCCTTCAAAGCCACAGCAAG GCTTTGATTATAATGAAGATGAACGGTATGACAACAAAGGAAGTGATATGTTTGGCAATCAAAGAAGATTTCCCGCTCACACTTTTTGGGACTTTAAG CTTAATCTTCTAGGAGAAAAAGATGATACACCTGTTCACTTCTGCGACAAATGTGGCCTGCCAATTAAAATATATGGACGTATG ATACCTTGCAAGCATGTATTCTGTTATGACTGTGCCCTATTACATGAGAAAAAGGCCGATAAGCTTTGTCCAGG AACTCTTGTTGAAGAAAGCAAGGACACCTATAAACGTGTGAG CTGTAATGATCCAGTTCAGAGAATTGAGCAGTGTGCCCGTGGAACACTCTTTATGTGTAGTATCGTGCAAGGATGCAAGAGAACGTATCTGTCCCAGAGAGACCTGCAAGCTCATATCAATCATCGACATATGAGAGCGACGAAGCCTGCCACTCGTCCTCAGCCTGAACCAATTCATCCTCCTATGGTTCCACCACCAACTGATTTGGCTGATCGCTTTATAATGCCCCCAGACAAGCATCTTTTGAGTCACATGCCACCGAAGCAGCACATACTGATGCCCCCGCCCCCTATCCAACATGTGCCTCATGAGCATTTTAATCAGCAACATGAAGATATGCGTGCTTCTCCTGCTGAAATGGCCATGGCTCCACCTCCTCCTCGTACCGTTCCTCAAGATGCTTTCAGAATTAATACTAGAAAACACAGCAATTTAATAACAGTACCTATACAGGATGATTCTGGATCTGGGCCTAGGGAAGCTCCTCAAGTTCCTGGTCCATCTCTTCACCACCCTGAATATCCTGGTCAACCAGTAGTAACTCATCCTCATCATATTATGCCTCCACAGCAACATTTCGCTCCTCCCCCTCCGCCCCCTCCCCCAATAAGTCATCCAATGCAACACCCACCTCAGGGAGCGGGCACACCCCACATGGTGTACAGCCAAGGACCCCCACCACCATTGACAACTGCTCCACCACCAATTACACCTCCGCCTGGACATATCATTGCCCAGTTGCCACCGTACATGAATCATCCTCCTCCAGGACCTCCACCACCACAGCATGGTGGTCCACCTGTAAATGCCCCTCCGCCACATCATTATAATCCTAACTCTTTACCACAATTTAATGAAGAGCAAGGAACTCTTAGCCCACCTTTTACACAGCCTGGGGGTATAAGCCCAGGCATGTGGCCTGCACCAAGGGGACCTCCACCACCTCCTCGGATGCAAGGTCCTCCAAACCAAGCCCCTATTCCTGGGCCACATCATCCTGATCAGAGTAGATACAGGCCATATTACCAATGA
- the CBLL1 gene encoding E3 ubiquitin-protein ligase Hakai isoform X4: MDHSDNDLQGTNSMGSLSGLDVRRRIPIKLISKQPNKNKILARPMRNMNRIPSKPQQEGFDYNEDERYDNKGSDMFGNQRRFPAHTFWDFKLNLLGEKDDTPVHFCDKCGLPIKIYGRMIPCKHVFCYDCALLHEKKADKLCPGTLVEESKDTYKRVSCNDPVQRIEQCARGTLFMCSIVQGCKRTYLSQRDLQAHINHRHMRATKPATRPQPEPIHPPMVPPPTDLADRFIMPPDKHLLSHMPPKQHILMPPPPIQHVPHEHFNQQHEDMRASPAEMAMAPPPPRTVPQDAFRINTRKHSNLITVPIQDDSGSGPREAPQVPGPSLHHPEYPGQPVVTHPHHIMPPQQHFAPPPPPPPPISHPMQHPPQGAGTPHMVYSQGPPPPLTTAPPPITPPPGHIIAQLPPYMNHPPPGPPPPQHGGPPVNAPPPHHYNPNSLPQFNEEQGTLSPPFTQPGGISPGMWPAPRGPPPPPRMQGPPNQAPIPGPHHPDQSRYRPYYQ, translated from the exons ACAATGATTTACAAGGTACGAACAGTATGGGATCGCTAAGTGGATTGGATGTCAGACGTCGGATTCCAATAAAACTGATTTCTAAGCAGCCGAACAAAAATAAAATCTTGGCTCGACCAATGAGGAATATGAACAGGATCCCTTCAAAGCCACAGCAAG AAGGCTTTGATTATAATGAAGATGAACGGTATGACAACAAAGGAAGTGATATGTTTGGCAATCAAAGAAGATTTCCCGCTCACACTTTTTGGGACTTTAAG CTTAATCTTCTAGGAGAAAAAGATGATACACCTGTTCACTTCTGCGACAAATGTGGCCTGCCAATTAAAATATATGGACGTATG ATACCTTGCAAGCATGTATTCTGTTATGACTGTGCCCTATTACATGAGAAAAAGGCCGATAAGCTTTGTCCAGG AACTCTTGTTGAAGAAAGCAAGGACACCTATAAACGTGTGAG CTGTAATGATCCAGTTCAGAGAATTGAGCAGTGTGCCCGTGGAACACTCTTTATGTGTAGTATCGTGCAAGGATGCAAGAGAACGTATCTGTCCCAGAGAGACCTGCAAGCTCATATCAATCATCGACATATGAGAGCGACGAAGCCTGCCACTCGTCCTCAGCCTGAACCAATTCATCCTCCTATGGTTCCACCACCAACTGATTTGGCTGATCGCTTTATAATGCCCCCAGACAAGCATCTTTTGAGTCACATGCCACCGAAGCAGCACATACTGATGCCCCCGCCCCCTATCCAACATGTGCCTCATGAGCATTTTAATCAGCAACATGAAGATATGCGTGCTTCTCCTGCTGAAATGGCCATGGCTCCACCTCCTCCTCGTACCGTTCCTCAAGATGCTTTCAGAATTAATACTAGAAAACACAGCAATTTAATAACAGTACCTATACAGGATGATTCTGGATCTGGGCCTAGGGAAGCTCCTCAAGTTCCTGGTCCATCTCTTCACCACCCTGAATATCCTGGTCAACCAGTAGTAACTCATCCTCATCATATTATGCCTCCACAGCAACATTTCGCTCCTCCCCCTCCGCCCCCTCCCCCAATAAGTCATCCAATGCAACACCCACCTCAGGGAGCGGGCACACCCCACATGGTGTACAGCCAAGGACCCCCACCACCATTGACAACTGCTCCACCACCAATTACACCTCCGCCTGGACATATCATTGCCCAGTTGCCACCGTACATGAATCATCCTCCTCCAGGACCTCCACCACCACAGCATGGTGGTCCACCTGTAAATGCCCCTCCGCCACATCATTATAATCCTAACTCTTTACCACAATTTAATGAAGAGCAAGGAACTCTTAGCCCACCTTTTACACAGCCTGGGGGTATAAGCCCAGGCATGTGGCCTGCACCAAGGGGACCTCCACCACCTCCTCGGATGCAAGGTCCTCCAAACCAAGCCCCTATTCCTGGGCCACATCATCCTGATCAGAGTAGATACAGGCCATATTACCAATGA
- the CBLL1 gene encoding E3 ubiquitin-protein ligase Hakai isoform X7: MDHSDNDLQGTNSMGSLSGLDVRRRIPIKLISKQPNKNKILARPMRNMNRIPSKPQQGEEEGFDYNEDERYDNKGSDMFGNQRRFPAHTFWDFKLNLLGEKDDTPVHFCDKCGLPIKIYGRMIPCKHVFCYDCALLHEKKADKLCPGTLVEESKDTYKRVSCNDPVQRIEQCARGTLFMCSIVQGCKRTYLSQRDLQAHINHRHMRATKPATRPQPEPIHPPMVPPPTDLADRFIMPPDKHLLSHMPPKQHILMPPPPIQHVPHEHFNQQHEDMRASPAEMAMAPPPPRTVPQDAFRINTRKHSNLITVPIQDDSGSGPREAPQVPGPSLHHPEYPGQPVVTHPHHIMPPQQHFAPPPPPPPPISHPMQHPPQGAGTPHMVYSQGPPPPLTTAPPPITPPPGHIIAQLPPYMNHPPPGPPPPQHGGPPVNAPPPHHYNPNSLPQFNEEQGTLSPPFTQPGGISPGMWPAPRGPPPPPRMQGPPNQAPIPGPHHPDQSRYRPYYQ, from the exons ACAATGATTTACAAGGTACGAACAGTATGGGATCGCTAAGTGGATTGGATGTCAGACGTCGGATTCCAATAAAACTGATTTCTAAGCAGCCGAACAAAAATAAAATCTTGGCTCGACCAATGAGGAATATGAACAGGATCCCTTCAAAGCCACAGCAAGGTGAAGAAG AAGGCTTTGATTATAATGAAGATGAACGGTATGACAACAAAGGAAGTGATATGTTTGGCAATCAAAGAAGATTTCCCGCTCACACTTTTTGGGACTTTAAG CTTAATCTTCTAGGAGAAAAAGATGATACACCTGTTCACTTCTGCGACAAATGTGGCCTGCCAATTAAAATATATGGACGTATG ATACCTTGCAAGCATGTATTCTGTTATGACTGTGCCCTATTACATGAGAAAAAGGCCGATAAGCTTTGTCCAGG AACTCTTGTTGAAGAAAGCAAGGACACCTATAAACGTGTGAG CTGTAATGATCCAGTTCAGAGAATTGAGCAGTGTGCCCGTGGAACACTCTTTATGTGTAGTATCGTGCAAGGATGCAAGAGAACGTATCTGTCCCAGAGAGACCTGCAAGCTCATATCAATCATCGACATATGAGAGCGACGAAGCCTGCCACTCGTCCTCAGCCTGAACCAATTCATCCTCCTATGGTTCCACCACCAACTGATTTGGCTGATCGCTTTATAATGCCCCCAGACAAGCATCTTTTGAGTCACATGCCACCGAAGCAGCACATACTGATGCCCCCGCCCCCTATCCAACATGTGCCTCATGAGCATTTTAATCAGCAACATGAAGATATGCGTGCTTCTCCTGCTGAAATGGCCATGGCTCCACCTCCTCCTCGTACCGTTCCTCAAGATGCTTTCAGAATTAATACTAGAAAACACAGCAATTTAATAACAGTACCTATACAGGATGATTCTGGATCTGGGCCTAGGGAAGCTCCTCAAGTTCCTGGTCCATCTCTTCACCACCCTGAATATCCTGGTCAACCAGTAGTAACTCATCCTCATCATATTATGCCTCCACAGCAACATTTCGCTCCTCCCCCTCCGCCCCCTCCCCCAATAAGTCATCCAATGCAACACCCACCTCAGGGAGCGGGCACACCCCACATGGTGTACAGCCAAGGACCCCCACCACCATTGACAACTGCTCCACCACCAATTACACCTCCGCCTGGACATATCATTGCCCAGTTGCCACCGTACATGAATCATCCTCCTCCAGGACCTCCACCACCACAGCATGGTGGTCCACCTGTAAATGCCCCTCCGCCACATCATTATAATCCTAACTCTTTACCACAATTTAATGAAGAGCAAGGAACTCTTAGCCCACCTTTTACACAGCCTGGGGGTATAAGCCCAGGCATGTGGCCTGCACCAAGGGGACCTCCACCACCTCCTCGGATGCAAGGTCCTCCAAACCAAGCCCCTATTCCTGGGCCACATCATCCTGATCAGAGTAGATACAGGCCATATTACCAATGA
- the CBLL1 gene encoding E3 ubiquitin-protein ligase Hakai isoform X2 codes for MQDNDLQGTNSMGSLSGLDVRRRIPIKLISKQPNKNKILARPMRNMNRIPSKPQQGEEEGFDYNEDERYDNKGSDMFGNQRRFPAHTFWDFKLNLLGEKDDTPVHFCDKCGLPIKIYGRMIPCKHVFCYDCALLHEKKADKLCPGTLVEESKDTYKRVSCNDPVQRIEQCARGTLFMCSIVQGCKRTYLSQRDLQAHINHRHMRATKPATRPQPEPIHPPMVPPPTDLADRFIMPPDKHLLSHMPPKQHILMPPPPIQHVPHEHFNQQHEDMRASPAEMAMAPPPPRTVPQDAFRINTRKHSNLITVPIQDDSGSGPREAPQVPGPSLHHPEYPGQPVVTHPHHIMPPQQHFAPPPPPPPPISHPMQHPPQGAGTPHMVYSQGPPPPLTTAPPPITPPPGHIIAQLPPYMNHPPPGPPPPQHGGPPVNAPPPHHYNPNSLPQFNEEQGTLSPPFTQPGGISPGMWPAPRGPPPPPRMQGPPNQAPIPGPHHPDQSRYRPYYQ; via the exons ACAATGATTTACAAGGTACGAACAGTATGGGATCGCTAAGTGGATTGGATGTCAGACGTCGGATTCCAATAAAACTGATTTCTAAGCAGCCGAACAAAAATAAAATCTTGGCTCGACCAATGAGGAATATGAACAGGATCCCTTCAAAGCCACAGCAAGGTGAAGAAG AAGGCTTTGATTATAATGAAGATGAACGGTATGACAACAAAGGAAGTGATATGTTTGGCAATCAAAGAAGATTTCCCGCTCACACTTTTTGGGACTTTAAG CTTAATCTTCTAGGAGAAAAAGATGATACACCTGTTCACTTCTGCGACAAATGTGGCCTGCCAATTAAAATATATGGACGTATG ATACCTTGCAAGCATGTATTCTGTTATGACTGTGCCCTATTACATGAGAAAAAGGCCGATAAGCTTTGTCCAGG AACTCTTGTTGAAGAAAGCAAGGACACCTATAAACGTGTGAG CTGTAATGATCCAGTTCAGAGAATTGAGCAGTGTGCCCGTGGAACACTCTTTATGTGTAGTATCGTGCAAGGATGCAAGAGAACGTATCTGTCCCAGAGAGACCTGCAAGCTCATATCAATCATCGACATATGAGAGCGACGAAGCCTGCCACTCGTCCTCAGCCTGAACCAATTCATCCTCCTATGGTTCCACCACCAACTGATTTGGCTGATCGCTTTATAATGCCCCCAGACAAGCATCTTTTGAGTCACATGCCACCGAAGCAGCACATACTGATGCCCCCGCCCCCTATCCAACATGTGCCTCATGAGCATTTTAATCAGCAACATGAAGATATGCGTGCTTCTCCTGCTGAAATGGCCATGGCTCCACCTCCTCCTCGTACCGTTCCTCAAGATGCTTTCAGAATTAATACTAGAAAACACAGCAATTTAATAACAGTACCTATACAGGATGATTCTGGATCTGGGCCTAGGGAAGCTCCTCAAGTTCCTGGTCCATCTCTTCACCACCCTGAATATCCTGGTCAACCAGTAGTAACTCATCCTCATCATATTATGCCTCCACAGCAACATTTCGCTCCTCCCCCTCCGCCCCCTCCCCCAATAAGTCATCCAATGCAACACCCACCTCAGGGAGCGGGCACACCCCACATGGTGTACAGCCAAGGACCCCCACCACCATTGACAACTGCTCCACCACCAATTACACCTCCGCCTGGACATATCATTGCCCAGTTGCCACCGTACATGAATCATCCTCCTCCAGGACCTCCACCACCACAGCATGGTGGTCCACCTGTAAATGCCCCTCCGCCACATCATTATAATCCTAACTCTTTACCACAATTTAATGAAGAGCAAGGAACTCTTAGCCCACCTTTTACACAGCCTGGGGGTATAAGCCCAGGCATGTGGCCTGCACCAAGGGGACCTCCACCACCTCCTCGGATGCAAGGTCCTCCAAACCAAGCCCCTATTCCTGGGCCACATCATCCTGATCAGAGTAGATACAGGCCATATTACCAATGA